In a genomic window of Helianthus annuus cultivar XRQ/B chromosome 10, HanXRQr2.0-SUNRISE, whole genome shotgun sequence:
- the LOC110884281 gene encoding galactinol synthase 2: MAPAASDLNKIPDSGPKKRAYVTFLAGDGDYVKGVVGLAKGLRKVNSKYPLVVAVLPDVPVEHRRILEAQGCVVREIEPVYPPESETQFAMAYYVINYSKLRIWEFVEYEKMIYLDGDIQVFDNIDHLFDLPDGYFYAVMDCFCEKTWSHTPQYKIGYCQQSPEKVKWPAEMGPKPSLFFNAGMFVFEPSIDTCRDLLSTLRVTPPTPFAEQDFLNLYFKDIYKPLPLIYNLVLAMLWRHPENVDLEQVKVVHYCAAGSKPWRYTGKEENMQREDIKMLVKKWWDIYNDKSLDYKNPNGNMAVHVTAAGNNGEMVLPSAFTDPKVVVCAPSAA; this comes from the exons ATGGCTCCGGCTGCATCCGATCTTAACAAGATACCGGATTCGGGTCCCAAAAAGAGGGCTTACGTCACGTTTTTAGCTGGAGATGGTGATTATGTTAAAGGGGTTGTTGGTTTGGCTAAAGGTTTACGTAAGGTTAACTCCAAATACCCGCTTGTTGTAGCGGTTCTTCCCGATGTTCCGGTGGAGCACCGACGGATTCTGGAGGCTCAAGGGTGTGTTGTGAGAGAGATTGAACCGGTTTATCCGCCGGAAAGTGAAACGCAGTTTGCGATGGCGTATTATGTCATTAATTACTCCAAGCTACGTATTTGGGAG TTTGTGGAGTATGAGAAGATGATATACCTTGACGGGGACATTCAGGTGTTTGATAACATTGACCACCTGTTTGACTTGCCGGACGGCTACTTCTATGCCGTTATGGACTGTTTTTGCGAGAAGACATGGAGTCATACGCCACAGTATAAGATCGGGTATTGCCAACAGTCGCCGGAGAAAGTCAAGTGGCCGGCAGAGATGGGGCCGAAACCGTCGCTTTTCTTTAACGCGGGCATGTTTGTGTTTGAACCCAGTATCGACACCTGCCGTGATTTGCTGAGCACCCTCAGGGTCACCCCTCCCACTCCTTTTGCCGAACAG GATTTTCTGAACTTATATTTCAAGGATATTTACAAGCCACTTCCTTTGATATACAATCTTGTTCTTGCAATGCTATGGCGGCATCCGGAAAATGTGGATCTTGAACAAGTTAAAGTTGTTCATTACTGTGCCGCAGGATCGAAGCCATGGCGATATACCGGTAAAGAAGAGAATATGCAAAGGGAAGACATAAAGATGCTTGTGAAGAAATGGTGGGATATATACAACGACAAATCTTTGGATTACAAGAATCCTAATGGTAACATGGCGGTTCATGTGACAGCTGCTGGAAACAATGGCGAAATGGTTCTACCATCGGCATTTACCGACCCGAAAGTGGTTGTTTGTGCACCCTCGGCTGCTTAA